The nucleotide sequence CGAGCCATATCTGTTACCTCCTCAGGTCTCTCATCAATGAGTAAAACCATTAAATAGCACTCTGGATGATTTTCTGCAATAGCATTAGCTACATTTTTCAAAAGCACAGTTTTACCTGTTTTTGGCTGTGCTACAATCATTCCTCTTTGACCTTTTCCTATAGGAGAAAATAAATCTAGAATTCTTGTAGAATAATTATCCGCTTTTGTACTCAAGCTCAATTTTTCTTGCGGAAATAGGGGTGTCAGATACTCAAAAGCTACTCGATCTCTAACCTCCTCAGTTGTCTTACCATTTACAGTTTCTACTTTCAAAAGAGCGAAATATTTTTCACCATCTTTTGGTGGTCGAATTTGACCTTTTACTGTATCACCCGTTTTCAAACCAAAAAGCTTGATCTGTGAAGGAGAAACATAAATATCATCAGGACTAGCTAAGTAATGGTAGTCACTAGACCTTAAGAATCCGTAACCATCTTGCATAATCTCAAGAACTCCCTCGTTCTCAATTACACCATCAAATTCTTTGATTTCCTCATTATAAGCCTCTTTCTTTCTCCGTTTTTCCTGACGCTCAGCCTCACGTTCAGCTCTTTGATTATCTCTTTCTTGTCTTTCTTTGTTATCACCCTCCTTCTTTTCGCCATCGTTCTTCTTGTCATCATGACGCTTGTTACTATCTGGACGCTCCTTTCTTTCCTCTTTTTCTGGCTTGTCGTCTTTCTTACCTGCTTCAGGTTTATCCTTCTTAGGAGCTTCCTTTTTAGGTGCCTCTTTTCTAGGCGCTCTTGGCTTTTTCTCCGGCTTTTCTTTCGACTCTTCAGCTGGAGCGGCACCTGAGCCCTCATTCTTTATTTTTTTAATATCGCCTTCTGGCATGCTGGCTTGTTGATCCAGGATAGCGTAGATTAGATCCTGTTTAGCAAGCTTCTTGTAGTTCTTAATTCCTAGTTTCTCGGCTATCTCTTTCAATTCGGATAGCAGCATTACACTAAGATCATCAAGTGTGTACATAACTGTGTATAAAAGTGGGTTTCAAAATTTATTGTAAAATGATTTCTAAGAAATCCTGGTAATTGCTCGTTTGCTTTGTTAAGCTGAAAAACCCGGCTGAGTTTTTCATGGATTGCTCCGCAATAATAGACTATCCCCTACTATTTCACAAATAGCACTAAAAAAAATACTAAATATGATTTGAGACCTCTTTTCATCTCAAAATCATTTTTCTTTGCCGGCCAATAAAACTCAATATTCAATGCTTCAAGTTTCAACAATCGAAAAAGAATTTGACAGATGTATAAAGGGCCTCCAAAAGAGAGGGTTGAAAGATTCTGAAGTACTTTTAAAAGATGCTCTAAAATTGGACGAGAAGCGCAAAAAGCTTCAAGGTGATTTGGATCAAACTCTGCATGAGTCTAACATTCTTGCGAAAGAAATTGGTCAACTTTTTCAACAAGGGAAAAAAGAAGAAGCAGAAACTATTAAAACAAGAACTTCCGATTTAAAGCAAAAAAGTAAAATGCTTAGCGAGGAACTTAATTCAGTTGAAATATCGCTAAACAAGCATCTTTACAATATACCCAACATCCCTCATGAGTCTGTGCCTTCTGGAAAGTCAGATGAGGATAATGTTATAATAAAAGTAGCCGATGAAGGTATTCCGAATCTGAGCAAGCATAAAAAGCCTCATTGGGATCTCATAGAAGAATATGATATTGTAGATTTTGAGCTGGGAAATAAAGTGAGTGGAGCTGGCTTTCCATTCTACAAGAAACAAGGTGCACGCTTAGTAAGGGGTATGATCAACTACTTTCTTGATAAAGCTTCTGAGGCGGGGTATGAAGAGGTCCAGCCTCCGATTGTTATCAATGAAGCTTCTGGTCTTGGCACTGGACAATTGCCTGACAAAGAGGGGCAGATGTATCATATGGAAGCAAATGATCTCTATTTGATTCCTACAGCCGAAGTTCCAATTACCAATATGTATCGGGATGTCATCTTGAAAGAAGAAGAATTACCGATAAAACACACAGGTCACACCCCTTGCTTCAGGAGAGAAGCAGGGTCTTGGGGATCTCATGTTAGAGGCTTGAATAGACTTCATCAATTTGATAAAGTAGAAATTGTTCAAGTAGTTGATCCTTCTAAATCTTATGACGCCCTGAAGAAAATGGTAGATCATGTAGAAGACTTGATCAAGTCACTAGGACTTCCTTATCGAATTCTTCGGTTGTGCGCAGGTGATCTTGGTTTTACTTCAGT is from Marinobacter alexandrii and encodes:
- the rho gene encoding transcription termination factor Rho, encoding MYTLDDLSVMLLSELKEIAEKLGIKNYKKLAKQDLIYAILDQQASMPEGDIKKIKNEGSGAAPAEESKEKPEKKPRAPRKEAPKKEAPKKDKPEAGKKDDKPEKEERKERPDSNKRHDDKKNDGEKKEGDNKERQERDNQRAEREAERQEKRRKKEAYNEEIKEFDGVIENEGVLEIMQDGYGFLRSSDYHYLASPDDIYVSPSQIKLFGLKTGDTVKGQIRPPKDGEKYFALLKVETVNGKTTEEVRDRVAFEYLTPLFPQEKLSLSTKADNYSTRILDLFSPIGKGQRGMIVAQPKTGKTVLLKNVANAIAENHPECYLMVLLIDERPEEVTDMARSVKGEVVASTFDEQADKHVKVSNMVLEKAKRMVECGHDVVILLDSITRLARAHNTVVPSSGKILSGGVDANALHKPKRFFGAARNVENGGSLTIIATALIETGSKMDEVIFEEFKGTGNMELQLDRKLSNKRVYPAIDVPASGTRREDLLMDPEELKRVWILRKFMSDMNSNEAMEFLLSKMKGTVNNDEFLVSMNG
- the serS gene encoding serine--tRNA ligase — encoded protein: MLQVSTIEKEFDRCIKGLQKRGLKDSEVLLKDALKLDEKRKKLQGDLDQTLHESNILAKEIGQLFQQGKKEEAETIKTRTSDLKQKSKMLSEELNSVEISLNKHLYNIPNIPHESVPSGKSDEDNVIIKVADEGIPNLSKHKKPHWDLIEEYDIVDFELGNKVSGAGFPFYKKQGARLVRGMINYFLDKASEAGYEEVQPPIVINEASGLGTGQLPDKEGQMYHMEANDLYLIPTAEVPITNMYRDVILKEEELPIKHTGHTPCFRREAGSWGSHVRGLNRLHQFDKVEIVQVVDPSKSYDALKKMVDHVEDLIKSLGLPYRILRLCAGDLGFTSVLTYDFEVYSAAQEKWLEVSSISNFETFQANRLKLRIKNKDGKKELAHTLNGSALALPRIIAALLENNQAEDHIKIPEVLHSYMGFKEIRKN